From one Gemmatimonadota bacterium genomic stretch:
- a CDS encoding aminotransferase class I/II-fold pyridoxal phosphate-dependent enzyme — translation MRQRVGGRLRPPRAGPRQLTSDEYIGDDPVSRRDFLRGGLAGAAGLAAGLAGLPGPAGAAGLAAGLAGPDAVAAQLAGRRPADVKSVGLEPGRVRLAFNENPLGASPAAIEAVLKHQDWMNRYDYTTTLQQAIIRHHDLDIPRPSGFDFKATGDRHGLMLGVGTTELLQILALQALMKHGEVLEALPSYGQITRVGDELRDAGHAVQARKSPVLPDGNHDLDDMGRQIGDRTGLVIICNPHNPTGALLSHERILNFIDRVPAHVLVAIDEVYVDFVRDPAYRDFIEVAKERENVIVLRTFSKVYGLGGIRVGYAVAHRDVIYRLAPFSMGLLGRNVLSVHAAAAALGDEEHVRRSRQAVWDGNDYLTAELERLGARVIPSHACFLWADFGRETQSIVRRLWSRRVMVRAGAGQWASPNHIRISTGSREENEAFIWTLERTLG, via the coding sequence ATACGGCAACGTGTCGGAGGACGTCTTCGACCACCTCGAGCAGGACCCCGGCAATTGACCTCTGACGAATACATCGGGGACGATCCCGTATCGCGCAGGGACTTCCTCCGCGGCGGCCTGGCGGGCGCGGCCGGATTGGCGGCGGGACTGGCGGGATTGCCGGGACCGGCGGGCGCGGCCGGATTGGCGGCGGGACTGGCGGGACCGGACGCGGTTGCGGCCCAGCTTGCGGGCCGCCGTCCCGCGGACGTAAAGAGCGTGGGACTCGAACCGGGCCGGGTGCGGCTGGCCTTCAACGAGAATCCCCTGGGCGCCTCCCCGGCGGCCATAGAAGCCGTGCTGAAGCACCAGGACTGGATGAACCGGTACGACTACACGACGACCCTGCAGCAGGCCATCATCCGGCACCACGACCTGGACATCCCCCGCCCGTCGGGTTTCGATTTCAAGGCCACCGGCGACCGCCACGGCCTGATGCTGGGCGTGGGCACGACCGAGCTGCTCCAGATCCTGGCCCTGCAGGCCCTGATGAAACACGGCGAAGTCCTGGAAGCCCTCCCCTCCTACGGCCAGATCACGCGCGTCGGCGACGAACTCCGCGACGCGGGCCACGCCGTGCAGGCGCGCAAGTCGCCCGTCCTTCCCGACGGAAACCACGATCTCGACGACATGGGCAGGCAGATCGGCGACCGCACCGGCCTGGTCATCATCTGCAACCCCCACAACCCCACCGGGGCGCTGTTGTCCCATGAACGGATCCTGAATTTCATCGACCGGGTGCCGGCCCACGTCCTCGTGGCCATCGACGAGGTCTATGTTGATTTCGTCCGCGACCCGGCATACCGGGATTTCATCGAAGTCGCGAAGGAACGGGAAAACGTGATCGTGCTCCGGACCTTCTCCAAGGTGTACGGTCTCGGGGGCATCCGCGTGGGCTACGCCGTCGCCCACCGGGACGTGATCTACCGGCTGGCGCCTTTCTCCATGGGCCTCCTGGGCCGGAACGTCCTGTCCGTCCACGCCGCCGCCGCGGCCCTGGGCGACGAGGAGCACGTCCGGCGGTCCCGGCAGGCCGTATGGGACGGGAACGACTACCTGACCGCCGAACTGGAGCGGCTCGGCGCCCGGGTCATACCCAGCCACGCGTGTTTTCTCTGGGCCGACTTCGGCCGGGAGACGCAGTCCATCGTCCGCCGGCTCTGGTCCAGGCGGGTCATGGTCCGCGCGGGCGCCGGCCAGTGGGCCTCACCGAACCACATCCGCATTTCGACGGGTTCGAGGGAAGAAAATGAAGCCTTCATCTGGACATTGGAACGGACCCTCGGAT